In Pseudomonadota bacterium, the genomic stretch GTAGTCCGCGAACTTCTTCTCGCCCCGCGTTTGCAGCTTGCCCCGGACGATCACCCGCCCGGCGGTCAGCGTGTACGAGCGCCGGATCTGCGCCTTGTCCCAGCCCGCCCCTTCGAGCGCCGGGGTGAGGTAGCGCAGGCAGATGTCCTCTTCGGAGAGCTTCTTCTTGTCTTCCTGCATCGGTCCGCCCCCTCCGAGCTCACGACATTCCGACCCTAACGCCCGCGCAGGCCATTCCCTGTCCTGCCTCACGCCCGCCGGTCGTCTTCTGGTCCTCAGGATTATCGGTCAAACCGTATGATCGTACAACGACCGATGCGCCCGTTCGTTAAAGGCCGCGCCTTGCCATCGACCGGCGCTGGCGGCCGGTAGTAGACGACATCGTTTCATGGTAACCGGAGGGAACGTACGACGGAGGGGAACGTGCGATCCAAACCTCAGGGGTTCACGATCGGGCTGGACAAGCGCGGCAGCTCGCGGACGGTCGAGGAGATCCTCTCGATCCTGCGGGCTCTGGAGGACGTCCCGTACGGCGGGTTCCAGCGGTTCCGCGAGGCGCACGGCGTCACCAAGGAGAACATAAAATGGTGGCGCCGGTCGGTGCGCAAGGGTCGCCTGGGAGGGCGGGCGCTCACGAAGGAGGAGCTCGCCGGCATCCCGCGAAGCGGCGCCGAGGCGTTTCGCGTGCGGCCGGCTCGGCCGACGGCGGATCCGGAAGACCAACGGATCGACCTCGTCCAGGGCTTGCTGTTCCGGCTCGAGGCGATCCGCGCCGAAGCGCTCGGAGAGCCGCTGGAAGGGCAGTACCGGGTGCTCGCCGCGCTCGAGGAGCAGGGACCTTTGCCGATCGGCGTGCTGACCCGGCTCGTGGACCTCGGGCAGAGCACCATGTCCGAAAAGGCCGATAGGTTCGCCGCGCGGGGACTCCTGATCAAGCGGCGGAGCACCGAGAACGAGCGGATAGTCTACGTCGAGCTGACCTCGCAGGGGCGGCGAGAGCTCGCCAAGATCCGCCGGCGCCTCGCGCGGGTGTACGAGGGACTGAACGAACGACTCTCCACCGCCGACCGCACGGCGTTCGCGATCTCCCTGCGGCGGCTCGTGGAGCTGTTGCGATCCGTCGCGGGCTGAGCGTCAGCCGCCGGATTGTCGGCCAAACCCCGCGGCGGCGGGATCCTACTTCACGGGCGGCGACACGATCCCCTTGCGCTGCGCGCGCTGGCAGCCGGTCTCGACGCCGGTGGGCTTGCCGTTCATCTTGAGCACCTTGACCTCGACGCGGCGGTTCTCCTCCCAGTCCTCCTCCTCGTGGCCGAGCTTGATGGGGCAGTACTCGCCGTAGCCCATGGAGCGCAGCCGCTTCGCCTCCACGCCCTTCTTGATCATGTAGCGCTTGACCGCCGCCGCGCGCTTCGTCGTGAGGTTCAGGTTGTACCGCTCGTTGCCGCGCTCGTCCGCGTGCCCCTGGATCTCGATGAGGTTGATCTGCGGGTAGCTCTTGATCGTCGAGGCCACGGCGTCGAGGATCTCGAACGACTCCTTCTTGATCTTGTCGGAGTTGTACTCGAAGTAGACCTTCTTCAGGGTCTTGATCACGCCGTCGGTCACGATGACGTCGCCCTCGTCCGGGCAGCCGTCCTCGTCCTCCCGGCCGTTGTACGTCTCGGGCTTCTCCGGGCACTTGTCCTTCGAGTTGATGATGCGATCCATGTCCTTGTCGCCGTCCGGGTCGAGCGCCTCCTCGGGGCAGCCGTCCTCGTCCCGATCCTTGTCCATGTCCTCCGGCACGAGCGGGCAGGAGTCCTCGGTGTCGGGGATGCCGTCCTTGTCGTTGTCCGGATCCGGGCAGCCGTCCGAGTCCTCGAAGCTGTCGCGATCCTCCTTGTCGTCCGGGCAGCCGTCCTCCGCGTCCGGGATGCCGTCGCCGTCGCGATCGGGCATGGAGGGCTCGAACGCGAAGCCGAGGAAGACGCGGTGCTCCACGCTCTGGAAGCCGTAGCCCGAGTCGGTGGCGCCGAGCGGGATGCCGTGGGCGTAGCCGGCCATCAGGTACGAGTTCTCCTCGACGTAGACCTTGAAGCCGCCGTTCACCTCGAGGGAGGTGTAGCCGCCCTCGTCGAACCTGGTCGCGAGCTGGCTCATGTAGATCTCGAGCACGAAGTCCATCAGATCCGGCCACAGCACGAAGCTCTGGCCGACGCCGGCCAGGAGCATCGGCCCGTAGTCGAAGAGGTTCGTGGCCGCGCCGTCCCAGTTCAGGTAGTTTCGCTCCTCGTAGCCGAACGTGTAGCGCGCGCCGACGTTCAGCGCGGCGCGGTACCAGCGCGCGGGCTCGACGTCGACGATCAGCTTGCCGCCCAGGGTGCCCCCGCCGGGGTCTCCGGTGAGCTGCTCGCTGTAGCCCGTCGGCGCCGCGTACTCGGCGAGGAGGCCGACGCCGATGAGGTGCAGGTTGGCGCGCGTGATGTGCATCTTGGCGTGGATGGACAGGTCGCCGAACTTGCCGGGGCTCGACCAGCCGCGGCGGTCGTTGCCGTCGGCCGGATCGGTCTCGTACATGTCACCGGCCGGGATGATGAGCGGCAGGTTGAGGCCGACCGCCAGGCGATCGAACAGGCCGAGGTTGATCGCGAGCTGGGTCGTGATGTACCTATTGACCGTCGTGTTGTCGTAGGCGTCGGTGCCGTCCTGCTCCACCGCCACCCACTGGTTGAAGGCGAAGTCGAGCATCAGGCTCAAAGAGACCGAGAGGTGCGGCAGCACCGGCGTGGAGTCGATGGTGAAGTGGCCCTTGGTGTCGACCGCCGGCCGGAACAGCCGCGTGTCCATGCCTTGGTCCTTCTGGACGAGGTCCCTGGCCTCGGAGCCCAGCGGAAACGCCAGGACGCATCCGGCGAGTGCGATGATGCTCAGTCTGCGGACGGCGTGGGTCATCGTGTTCCCCCCTCGTTTCTCCTATAATGTCTGTTTACCATTTCCGATACAACATGTGTGATAGGTGTCACGGTGTGATAGTAGGGTTTCGGAAAGGGGTGCACATGAGAAATGCGACATGCCTGGCGGTTGCGTTGGCCCTCTCGGCGGGCGGGCTCGGCGCCGCCGCCGACCCGGAGTCGGACGCGCGCGCGGCGTTCCAGGACGGCGTGAAGAGCTTCGACGCCGGGCGCTACCAGGAGGCGGTGGACGCGTTCCGCGAGGCCGACCGGCTGAGCCCTTCGTGGAGGATCTTCTACAACATCGGCCAGTGCGAGGCGGCGCTCAAGCGCTACGGCGACGCGCTCGACGCGTTCGACAAGTACCTCGCCGAGGGCGGCGACGAGATCCCCTCCGAACGGGAGGCCGAGGTGCTCGCGGAGGTCGCGCGGCTCCGGCTCAAGGTGGGCACGGTCGAGGTGAGCGGCCCGCCCGGGATCGCGGTGGTCATCGACGGAAACGATCGCGGCGTGACCCCGATCGACGCGGGAATCCGCGTGACGGGCGGCGCGCCGCACCGGCTGAAGCTCGTACGCGGGGAGGCCGTGCTGCTGGAGCGGGAGTTCAAGGTGGGCAACGGTCAGCAGATCACCGTGGAGGCCCCCGGCGAGTCCTCCGGCGAATCGGAGGCGAGCGAGGAGCCGGCGGTCGCGCCCGCGGACGAGCCGGCTCCCGAGGANNNNNNNNNNGAAGAAGGTCTCCCCCGTGCTCGTCTCCGGGATCGTCATCGGGGCGGTCGGCGTCGGCATGCTCGCCGTCGGCGGCGGCTTCTACGGCAAGGGCAAGGGCGACTATGACGATTACAAGGCGGCCGCGGCGCGGCCGGATGAGGACGAGTACACGAGGCTGAAGAACGACGTGCTGCCCGTGGACAACGCGATGATCGTGACCGGGTTCGTCGCCGGCGGCGTGTTGACCGCGCTCGGCGCGGTGCTGCTGATCGTCGATCTCACGCGAAGGGACGAAGATCCTGCCGCGGTGGCGTTTTCGCCGGCGCCGGGAGGCGTCGCGCTGAGCTTCTAGCTCGGCCGACTCGAGGAGGAACGGATGACCATCGTTTTCAGGGCGTTGTGCCTCGTCGGCGGCTTGAGCCTCGCGGGGTGCTTCGATATCGGCGCCGTGGATCTCCGCGATCCGGATGCGTCCGACACGGATGCGGACACGGACACGGACACGGACGTGGACACGGACACCGACACCGACACCGACACCGATACGGACTCGGACTCGGACACGGATACGGATACGGATACGGACGAGTGCGTCTCCCACTCCTACCAGGCGTGCGGGGACGGCGGGGACGTGCACTGGTTCGACTCGTGCGACGCGGAGGAGGAGGTCGCCGAGGACTGCCCGGACGTGAACGGGATCTGCGTGGAGACCTCGGCGACGACCGCGGCGTGCGACTGCGAGGTCGGCTGGGACTTCGAGACCGGCTGCACGACGTGCGAGGGCGGCTACCACGGCATGGAGTGCGCCGACCTGTGCGCCTTCCGCGTGGACGGTTCGGTCGACTCGTCCGGCGACGGAGCGAACTGGTCCGCGGCGTTCCAGACGGTGCAGGAGGGGATCGACGCCGCCCGGAGCCAGATCATCGCCGAGGCCGATATCGATAGGTGCGAGGTCTGGGTGCGCGAGGGCGTCTACTGCGTCCGCGTGACCGCGGAGACCGACACCGTGCAGCTCGAGCCCGGCGTGCTCGTCTACGGCGGCTTCGACGGCACCGAGGCGCTGCGCGACGAGCGCGACTTCGCGCTGAACGAAACCGTGCTGAGCGGGCACGGCGCGACCGAACCGACCCTCTCCGTGTCCCATGTGGTCACCGGCGCGGACGACGCGCGGCTCGACGGCTTCACGATCCGGGACGGCAGCGCCGGCAACGCCATGTACGGCGACGACGGCGGCGGCATGATCGTCTCGGGCGTCTCCCCGACCGTGGCGAACTGCGTGTTCCGCGGCAACAGCGCGAACCGGGACATGGAGATGGACGGCGGGGGAGGCGGCGCGATCTTCGTCGACTCCGGCGCCCCCCGGATCGTCGACTGCCTCTTCGAGTCCAACGTCGGGAACATGGGCGGCGCCATCTCCACGGAGGGCGTGAGCGCTCCGGAGATCGTGGGCTGCGTGTTCAAGTGGAACAGCGCCGCGGGCGGGTTCGGCGGCGCGATCCACTCGGACTACCAGGGATCGGTCGCGGTCCGCGACAGCGTCTTCTTCCAGAACGACGCGAGCGAGGGCGGCGCGATCTCGGTCGGCGCCGGCGGCGACGCGACGGTCGAGGGCAGCGTGTTCGTCGAGAACGAAGGGATGGGCGGCGGCGGCATCGGCGTCTGGGGCACCTCGTCGGTCTCGGTCTCGGGCTGCGAGTTCGTCGGCAACACGTCCGAGTGGGCCGGCGGCGGGCTGCGCTGCAGCGAGAACGGCACGTGCGAGATCGTCGACTCGGTGTTCACGGCCAACGCCTGCACGGACAGGGGCGGCGCCGTACAGGTCGGATCGAACGCGTCCTCCGCCGCGAGCGCGGCGATCGCGAGCTGCGTGTTCGCGGGCAACACGGCTCTGGTCGGCGGCGCCGGCCTCGAGGTGCGCGCGGCGACGACCGGCGCGGACGTGACGAACTGCACCTTCTACGGCAACACGACCCCGGGCGACGGCGCCGCGATCGACAACAACGACGACGCCATGCTGGTCGTCGCGAACTGCATCGCGTGGGGCAACGCCGGGACCGGGGACCAGATCGCGCAGGCGTCGACCAGCATGACCTACTCCGACCTGGAGGGCTTCGGCTCGCCGGGGGTCGACGGCAACATCGCCGAGAACCCGGGGTTCGAGGTCCCGGATCCGGAGACCGGGACGTGGTCGGGGTCCGTCTTCGACGAGGCGCACATGCAGACCGAGCTCACCGTTTCGACCGCGACGTGGACCCCGGGGGAGCTCGCCGGCCTCTTCCTGCAACCCGACGTCGGCGTCGATCGCCTCTACCGGATCGCCTTCAATTCCGCGAATTCGATCGTCGTCTGGGGAGATCTCGTGACGATGTTGGGGGATGTCAGCGGCATGCAGTTCCAGCTGCGCGACCTCCGGCTGGGCGCCTCGTCGCCGTGCGTCGACGCGGCGAACGGCACCCCGGCGCCGGACGCGGACATCCTCGGCAACCCGCGGGTCGACGATCCGGGCGTCGCCAACACCGGCACCGGCAGCCCGGTCTACGCCGACATGGGCGCGTACGAGCGCCAGCCGTAGGCCGCGCCTCTCAGTCCCGCATCTTCCGGACGAACTCCTGGACCGCGCGGTCGTCGAACCTGAACACGCTCTCGGTGACGCCCGCGACCTTCTTCACGACGAGCCGCGCGACGAACCCGATCCTCTCGAAGTCGAGCTCCCCGCCGAAGAGGCCGGACGCGGTCGCGTGGTTCCTGAGCCGCTCGGGGAACGCATCCGCGAGCTGCTTCGCGGCCACCTCCCCCTCGTACATGCAGCACAGGTACAGGCCGAGGCGCTTCCCGAGGAGCTCGGCCGACCGCTTCTCGCAGTACGCGCGCACCCGCCTCTGCACGCTGCCCGCCTGGATCGATCCGCCGACGATCACCGCGTCGAACGGCCCGGGATCCGGGTCACCGTCCTCCTTGAGATCGACGAGGGTGACCTCGCCGCCCATGAGATCCCGCAGCGCCTCTGCCGCCTTGCGCGCGCAGCCGTAGCGGGTCGCGTACGCGATGAGCGTCTTCATCTCGGCTCCCTCAAGTGATGTCGTGCATGGCGCCGTCCTCGAGCTTGAGCCTCCGCGGCATGCGCGCGGCGAGCGACGGGTTGTGGGTCACGAGCAGCATCGTCGTGCCGTAGCGCTCGTTCATCTGGACGAACAGCTCGTGGATCCCCTCGGCCGTCTCGGCGTCCAGGTTGCCGGTCGGCTCGTCGGCGAGGAGCAGCGCCGGCCTGAGGACGAGCGCCCGGGCGAGCGCGACGCGCTGCTGCTCTCCGCCGGACAGCTCGCCAGGCTTGTGCGTCAGCCGCTCCGAGAGGCCCACCTCGTCGAGGATCTGGCGCGCCGCCGTGTCGAGCTCGCCCCGGTCCATCCCCTGGATGAAGCCCGGCATCATCGTGTTCTCGAGCGCGGTGAACTCGGGGAGGAGGTGGTGGAACTGGAACACGAAGCCGATGGTGCGGTTCCTGAACTCGGAGAGGGTGCGCGAGCTGAAGCGCGTCACGTCCATCCCGCGGTACAGGATCGAGCCGTCCGTCGGCCGGTCGAGGGTCCCGACCACGTGCAGGAACGTCGACTTGCCCGCGCCCGAGGCGCCGACCACGGCGCACATCTCGCCCTGGCGCACGGTCAGATCCAGGCCGCGCAACACTTGGATGCGGTTCCCGCGGTGCAGGAACTCCTTGTGCAGCCCCCGGACGTCGAGGAGGCTCTCGCCCACTTCATGCATTCTTCAAGCCCTCCACCGGGCGCAGGCCCGCGGCCACGTGGGTCGGGTAGAGCGTCGCGAGCTGCGTGATCGCGAACGACGCGACTCCGACGAAAAGGAACTCGAGGCCGGACATCTCCACGGGCAGCTTGTCGATGTACCAGACCTCCTGCGGGATCGGGAGGCCGAAGACCTTCAGGGACTGACACAGCGCGGCGCCGCTCAGAAGCCCGCACGCCGTACCGACGAGCCCTATCAGGAAGCCCTCGAACCAGAACAGCCTCCGCACTGCGCCCGCCGTCGTGCCGAGCGTCATGAGCATGGAGATCTCCGATCCCTTCTTCAGCACGAGCATGGACAGGGTGGAGATGATGCAGAACGAGGCGACGAGGATCGCCATCCCCAGGAAGATGATCATCACGATCTTCTCGAGCTGGAGCGCCGAGAAGAGGCTCGCGTTGATCTCCTGCCACGGCCGCACGCGCTGCGCGCCGCCCAGCGCCCCCGCGATCCGGGCGGCGACGACGTCGGCGCGATCGGCGTCCGCGACGGCGACGTGGATCTCCGAGATGCGATCCCCCTTGCGGAGGAACTTCTGGGCGGCCTCGAGGGAGGTGTACGCGTACAGGCTGTCGAACTCGTACATCCCGGAGAAGAAGACGCCGGCGACGCGGAACGGGCGGCTCTTGGGGATGGGGCCCGTGGGGCCGATGTCGCCGAGCGGGGAGATGACGTTGACCTCGTCGCCGAGGTAGAGGCGCAGGGCGTCCGCGAGCTCGCGGCCGACGACCACCGTCGCCAGCACCCGCTGCTTGGGGCTCGCGGCCGGCGCCGAGAACGCGTCGCGCGAAGGCGCGGGGGAGGGCGCCCCGGCGTCCTCCGCGCCGGCGTCCCCGGGCGGCGCCTTCTTGTCGGCGAGCGGCTTGATCCCGAAGAGGCGCGCGCGCCTTGCGCGGACCTCCTCGAAGAGGGCCTGCGGATCGTCGATGTACTCGATCTTGCCGGTGTCGAGCCTCCGCAACGCCGGGCTCACGCCGCCGAACGTCTTCGTGTCGATCCCGAGGATCAGGATGCCGTGGTTGTTCGTGCGGGCGTTCATCATCGCCTCGCCCTTGACGACGGGCGTCGCCGCGATCACGCCCTCGAC encodes the following:
- a CDS encoding EcoEI R domain-containing protein; translation: MQEDKKKLSEEDICLRYLTPALEGAGWDKAQIRRSYTLTAGRVIVRGKLQTRGEKKFADY
- a CDS encoding MarR family transcriptional regulator; the encoded protein is MRSKPQGFTIGLDKRGSSRTVEEILSILRALEDVPYGGFQRFREAHGVTKENIKWWRRSVRKGRLGGRALTKEELAGIPRSGAEAFRVRPARPTADPEDQRIDLVQGLLFRLEAIRAEALGEPLEGQYRVLAALEEQGPLPIGVLTRLVDLGQSTMSEKADRFAARGLLIKRRSTENERIVYVELTSQGRRELAKIRRRLARVYEGLNERLSTADRTAFAISLRRLVELLRSVAG
- a CDS encoding OmpA family protein: MTHAVRRLSIIALAGCVLAFPLGSEARDLVQKDQGMDTRLFRPAVDTKGHFTIDSTPVLPHLSVSLSLMLDFAFNQWVAVEQDGTDAYDNTTVNRYITTQLAINLGLFDRLAVGLNLPLIIPAGDMYETDPADGNDRRGWSSPGKFGDLSIHAKMHITRANLHLIGVGLLAEYAAPTGYSEQLTGDPGGGTLGGKLIVDVEPARWYRAALNVGARYTFGYEERNYLNWDGAATNLFDYGPMLLAGVGQSFVLWPDLMDFVLEIYMSQLATRFDEGGYTSLEVNGGFKVYVEENSYLMAGYAHGIPLGATDSGYGFQSVEHRVFLGFAFEPSMPDRDGDGIPDAEDGCPDDKEDRDSFEDSDGCPDPDNDKDGIPDTEDSCPLVPEDMDKDRDEDGCPEEALDPDGDKDMDRIINSKDKCPEKPETYNGREDEDGCPDEGDVIVTDGVIKTLKKVYFEYNSDKIKKESFEILDAVASTIKSYPQINLIEIQGHADERGNERYNLNLTTKRAAAVKRYMIKKGVEAKRLRSMGYGEYCPIKLGHEEEDWEENRRVEVKVLKMNGKPTGVETGCQRAQRKGIVSPPVK
- a CDS encoding right-handed parallel beta-helix repeat-containing protein; translation: MTIVFRALCLVGGLSLAGCFDIGAVDLRDPDASDTDADTDTDTDVDTDTDTDTDTDTDSDSDTDTDTDTDECVSHSYQACGDGGDVHWFDSCDAEEEVAEDCPDVNGICVETSATTAACDCEVGWDFETGCTTCEGGYHGMECADLCAFRVDGSVDSSGDGANWSAAFQTVQEGIDAARSQIIAEADIDRCEVWVREGVYCVRVTAETDTVQLEPGVLVYGGFDGTEALRDERDFALNETVLSGHGATEPTLSVSHVVTGADDARLDGFTIRDGSAGNAMYGDDGGGMIVSGVSPTVANCVFRGNSANRDMEMDGGGGGAIFVDSGAPRIVDCLFESNVGNMGGAISTEGVSAPEIVGCVFKWNSAAGGFGGAIHSDYQGSVAVRDSVFFQNDASEGGAISVGAGGDATVEGSVFVENEGMGGGGIGVWGTSSVSVSGCEFVGNTSEWAGGGLRCSENGTCEIVDSVFTANACTDRGGAVQVGSNASSAASAAIASCVFAGNTALVGGAGLEVRAATTGADVTNCTFYGNTTPGDGAAIDNNDDAMLVVANCIAWGNAGTGDQIAQASTSMTYSDLEGFGSPGVDGNIAENPGFEVPDPETGTWSGSVFDEAHMQTELTVSTATWTPGELAGLFLQPDVGVDRLYRIAFNSANSIVVWGDLVTMLGDVSGMQFQLRDLRLGASSPCVDAANGTPAPDADILGNPRVDDPGVANTGTGSPVYADMGAYERQP
- a CDS encoding flavodoxin domain-containing protein, with the protein product MKTLIAYATRYGCARKAAEALRDLMGGEVTLVDLKEDGDPDPGPFDAVIVGGSIQAGSVQRRVRAYCEKRSAELLGKRLGLYLCCMYEGEVAAKQLADAFPERLRNHATASGLFGGELDFERIGFVARLVVKKVAGVTESVFRFDDRAVQEFVRKMRD
- a CDS encoding ABC transporter ATP-binding protein: MHEVGESLLDVRGLHKEFLHRGNRIQVLRGLDLTVRQGEMCAVVGASGAGKSTFLHVVGTLDRPTDGSILYRGMDVTRFSSRTLSEFRNRTIGFVFQFHHLLPEFTALENTMMPGFIQGMDRGELDTAARQILDEVGLSERLTHKPGELSGGEQQRVALARALVLRPALLLADEPTGNLDAETAEGIHELFVQMNERYGTTMLLVTHNPSLAARMPRRLKLEDGAMHDIT
- a CDS encoding ABC transporter permease, with the translated sequence MNVLAIVVYIVVMLVGWMSITVSLWFALVQALDLLAGKLRHYGFVAVRHVRGVKRGAVTVIPVLAVIGVSASSCTLTTVLSVMGGFSNDLKQKIISTNAHVVVDDIGGDLGDASGSGRGDWRRVLQDVRGVEGVIAATPVVKGEAMMNARTNNHGILILGIDTKTFGGVSPALRRLDTGKIEYIDDPQALFEEVRARRARLFGIKPLADKKAPPGDAGAEDAGAPSPAPSRDAFSAPAASPKQRVLATVVVGRELADALRLYLGDEVNVISPLGDIGPTGPIPKSRPFRVAGVFFSGMYEFDSLYAYTSLEAAQKFLRKGDRISEIHVAVADADRADVVAARIAGALGGAQRVRPWQEINASLFSALQLEKIVMIIFLGMAILVASFCIISTLSMLVLKKGSEISMLMTLGTTAGAVRRLFWFEGFLIGLVGTACGLLSGAALCQSLKVFGLPIPQEVWYIDKLPVEMSGLEFLFVGVASFAITQLATLYPTHVAAGLRPVEGLKNA